A single genomic interval of Methylobacterium sp. AMS5 harbors:
- a CDS encoding 3'-5' exonuclease, translating to MKVVGYDTETTGLAPGDHRIIEVALLTYDLRTEKLIDRYVQRINPQRAIDAAAQKVHKISISDLAGCPVWKDVAPEVHKRLSDADLIVAHNGDGFDAPFTNYELKRIGLTEIKTPWFDTMLEGRCATPEGSVPNLGKLCAAFDVPYSTGAAHAADYDVEVMMACFFKGVRWQSFTLPFDTTEIDLAAAA from the coding sequence ATGAAGGTCGTCGGCTACGACACCGAGACGACGGGCCTCGCGCCCGGCGATCACCGCATCATCGAGGTCGCGCTGCTGACCTACGATCTGCGCACCGAGAAGCTGATCGACCGCTACGTGCAGCGGATCAATCCGCAGCGCGCGATCGACGCGGCAGCGCAGAAGGTCCACAAGATCTCGATCTCGGATCTTGCCGGCTGCCCGGTCTGGAAGGACGTCGCGCCCGAGGTTCACAAGCGCCTCTCCGACGCCGATCTGATCGTCGCCCACAACGGCGATGGCTTCGATGCGCCCTTCACCAACTACGAGCTGAAGCGGATCGGCCTCACCGAGATCAAGACGCCCTGGTTCGACACCATGCTTGAGGGCCGCTGCGCGACGCCCGAGGGTTCGGTCCCGAACCTCGGCAAGCTCTGCGCGGCCTTCGACGTCCCCTACAGCACCGGCGCCGCTCACGCGGCCGACTACGACGTCGAGGTCATGATGGCCTGCTTCTTCAAGGGCGTTCGCTGGCAGAGCTTCACCCTCCCCTTCGACACGACGGAGATCGACCTTGCGGCAGCCGCGTAA
- a CDS encoding ATP-binding protein translates to MQVTHVTEPDSHVIIGGGKTHAFQVKASAAAFKIMSDSLYRDKERAAVREIVCNAIDAHAMVGKESEPVKVTLSDDELIVEDQGPGIADDRIADIYCTLFASTKEGQDNQTGGFGLGSKAPFAISDHFTVISRHQGISTLYAMHVGDPTTNGTPGAKVMMKSRTDGTGLTVSVPLAVGMRDKIESALKQVVQEGGMVVDLNGERLSAPDYTELKRNGFGLGYLSRRNIAKVQVLYANVLYPLDTHEELQAYISRLRDMTFNNRSFIIYAPPSSISVTPSREALSYNDQTVGTLKKVLAGVVGRCQGRVNHYLKGFLKEAYKDAKRNKLPAEKVYIEAQNENEKLLTGIEAIARGYALYVMSNRGFSEREQAKIFLGTMKHRRRGLRQIASHKHGRGFSFERDATEYAKRSVARLATKADVLKLLHIKVTQREKPIAANKPDRDRTYSFHGRWRKPRIFLAQNKIEARKAERGYILIGKLKESQRKVILEQGKKLGIEVIDLKPAVKVIPEAEKPKEQFGPPCPPRFIKLSWDQYRDRETYSKDDITLYATRECHVSPRIFMPAAYFGVKATSVDYKPAFYLTRQPPNAHLVLDLIKKHIGEVAMIWKRSDMDFLQGQNIPRLETLVLEKLRARLALNKPYEALYVKLALLASNPSKMGSELAGMMIAHSRRFAHAAVREPYTDDADRDDAWTWWLMAKTVLHQRWASSDHLDKSESTEILKLVEEYRNIVCELEATGFKDGSLFRPASSTWDCWKSSTSRSSS, encoded by the coding sequence ATGCAAGTGACCCACGTCACTGAGCCGGACAGCCACGTCATCATCGGAGGCGGCAAGACGCACGCCTTCCAGGTGAAGGCGTCTGCTGCGGCCTTCAAGATCATGTCCGACAGCCTCTACCGCGACAAGGAGCGTGCCGCGGTCCGAGAGATCGTCTGCAACGCCATCGACGCGCACGCGATGGTCGGCAAGGAGAGCGAGCCGGTCAAGGTGACGCTCTCGGACGACGAGCTGATCGTCGAGGACCAGGGCCCCGGCATCGCCGACGACCGCATCGCCGACATCTACTGCACCCTCTTCGCCTCGACGAAGGAGGGCCAGGACAACCAGACGGGCGGCTTCGGCCTCGGCTCCAAGGCCCCGTTCGCGATCTCCGACCACTTCACCGTGATCTCGCGTCACCAGGGCATCTCGACCCTCTACGCGATGCACGTCGGCGACCCGACCACGAACGGCACGCCCGGCGCCAAGGTCATGATGAAGTCGCGCACCGATGGGACCGGCCTGACGGTCTCGGTGCCGCTGGCCGTCGGCATGCGCGACAAGATCGAGAGCGCGCTCAAGCAGGTCGTTCAGGAAGGCGGCATGGTCGTCGACCTCAACGGCGAGCGTCTCAGCGCGCCCGACTACACGGAGCTCAAGCGCAACGGCTTCGGCCTCGGCTACCTGTCGCGCCGCAACATCGCGAAGGTCCAGGTCCTCTACGCCAACGTTCTCTACCCGCTGGACACGCACGAGGAGCTTCAAGCCTACATCTCGCGGCTGCGCGATATGACCTTCAACAACCGCTCCTTCATCATCTACGCCCCGCCGTCCTCGATCTCGGTCACACCCTCGCGCGAGGCGTTGTCCTACAACGATCAGACGGTCGGCACGCTCAAGAAGGTGCTGGCAGGCGTCGTCGGCCGCTGCCAGGGTCGGGTGAACCACTACCTGAAGGGCTTCCTGAAGGAGGCCTACAAGGACGCCAAGCGCAACAAGCTGCCGGCCGAGAAGGTCTATATCGAGGCGCAGAACGAGAACGAGAAGCTCCTCACCGGCATCGAGGCGATCGCGCGCGGCTACGCCCTCTACGTGATGTCGAATCGCGGCTTCTCCGAGCGCGAGCAGGCGAAGATCTTCCTCGGCACGATGAAGCATCGCCGGAGGGGCCTGCGGCAGATCGCGAGCCACAAGCACGGCCGGGGCTTCTCGTTCGAGCGGGACGCCACCGAATACGCCAAGCGCTCGGTGGCGCGGCTCGCGACCAAGGCCGACGTGCTGAAGCTCCTGCACATCAAGGTGACGCAGCGCGAGAAGCCCATTGCGGCCAACAAGCCCGACCGGGACCGCACCTACAGCTTTCACGGCCGCTGGCGGAAGCCCCGCATCTTCCTCGCCCAGAACAAGATCGAGGCGAGGAAGGCCGAGCGCGGCTACATCCTGATCGGCAAGCTCAAGGAGAGCCAGCGCAAGGTCATTCTGGAGCAGGGGAAGAAGCTCGGCATCGAGGTCATCGACCTCAAGCCGGCTGTGAAGGTGATTCCCGAGGCCGAGAAGCCGAAGGAGCAGTTCGGACCGCCCTGCCCGCCTCGCTTCATCAAGCTTTCGTGGGACCAGTATCGCGACCGCGAGACCTACTCGAAGGACGATATCACGCTCTACGCGACCCGCGAGTGCCACGTCTCTCCCCGCATCTTCATGCCGGCCGCCTACTTCGGCGTGAAGGCAACATCTGTCGACTACAAGCCCGCGTTTTACCTGACCCGACAGCCGCCCAACGCGCATTTGGTATTGGATCTCATCAAGAAGCACATCGGCGAGGTAGCAATGATTTGGAAGCGGTCCGACATGGACTTTTTGCAGGGCCAGAACATCCCGCGTCTGGAAACGCTGGTCCTGGAGAAGCTCCGCGCCCGGCTCGCGCTGAACAAGCCCTACGAGGCCCTCTACGTGAAGCTGGCGCTGCTCGCCTCGAACCCGAGCAAGATGGGTTCGGAGCTCGCCGGCATGATGATCGCCCATTCGCGTCGCTTCGCTCACGCCGCTGTGCGTGAGCCCTACACCGACGACGCGGATCGCGACGACGCCTGGACCTGGTGGCTGATGGCGAAGACCGTCCTGCATCAGCGCTGGGCTTCCTCGGACCATCTCGACAAGTCCGAGTCCACCGAGATCCTCAAGCTCGTTGAGGAATACCGCAACATCGTCTGCGAGCTTGAGGCCACCGGCTTCAAGGACGGGAGCCTCTTCAGACCCGCGTCGAGCACCTGGGATTGCTGGAAGTCTTCGACAAGTCGAAGTTCCTCATGA
- the dut gene encoding dUTP diphosphatase, with translation MNAVAPFRLQVKRLTETAILPVYGSDFAAGMDLHADIPHASVVAPGEHKLFPTGIAIALPASLALLVCPRSGLSAKSGITVHNGPGVIDADYRGGIGVVIHNTTHQQFVVKPGDRIAQGVIVPVYRAIFDEVEELDETERGTGGFGSTGVGGFASGGILRAADGASRGLVGDVIREQMRPGGMLARRCDNRAAEFVALPGGLGTKWLEAEPEEAAAAIVKGNAA, from the coding sequence TTGAACGCCGTCGCCCCTTTCCGTCTCCAGGTGAAGCGTCTCACCGAGACCGCGATCCTGCCCGTCTACGGCTCCGACTTCGCGGCCGGTATGGATCTGCACGCCGACATCCCGCATGCGAGCGTCGTGGCGCCCGGCGAGCACAAGCTGTTCCCGACCGGCATCGCGATCGCCCTGCCGGCGAGCCTGGCGCTGCTGGTCTGCCCGCGCTCCGGCCTGTCGGCCAAGTCCGGCATCACCGTCCACAACGGGCCGGGCGTGATCGACGCGGACTACCGCGGCGGCATCGGTGTCGTGATCCACAACACCACGCACCAGCAGTTCGTGGTCAAGCCCGGCGACCGCATCGCGCAGGGCGTGATCGTGCCTGTCTACCGCGCGATCTTCGATGAGGTCGAGGAGCTCGACGAGACGGAGCGCGGCACCGGTGGGTTCGGTTCAACCGGCGTCGGCGGGTTCGCCTCGGGCGGCATCCTTCGCGCTGCCGACGGCGCGTCGCGGGGTCTCGTCGGCGACGTGATCCGCGAGCAGATGCGACCGGGCGGCATGCTCGCGCGTCGCTGCGATAATCGCGCTGCTGAGTTCGTTGCGTTGCCGGGTGGCCTCGGGACCAAGTGGCTCGAAGCCGAGCCCGAGGAAGCCGCTGCGGCCATCGTGAAGGGTAACGCCGCGTGA
- a CDS encoding FAD-dependent thymidylate synthase, producing the protein MNTIFARVIEDSLSPDGVRLTTLHLRYPRFIHAEFMTHRVFSRNGRSSRAVPVKRLLQESIVQPLGYEMNRPGMASVEKMTGWRKFVAQATWLGMAHMTKLGVRILTGVGLHKQWANRPLEWFGSIDVLVTSTDWENFFALRLDAGAQPEIQVLAGQIDAAMALSSPRLLQNGQWHLPYCSENERGTLTVQELLVLSTARCARLTIEPFDGNGDFKAELARYERLVVSKPVHASPAEHQATPDISTGLTKRPWKNPHLHGNLRGWIQHRKLLANEAVFDQDYDGNVDVREAA; encoded by the coding sequence GTGAACACGATCTTTGCTCGCGTGATCGAGGACAGCCTGTCGCCCGACGGCGTTCGTCTGACCACGCTTCACCTGCGCTACCCGCGCTTCATCCACGCCGAGTTCATGACCCACCGCGTCTTCTCGCGGAACGGCCGCTCCTCGCGCGCGGTGCCCGTCAAGCGGCTCTTGCAGGAGTCGATCGTCCAGCCGCTCGGCTACGAGATGAACCGTCCGGGCATGGCTTCGGTCGAGAAGATGACCGGCTGGCGCAAGTTCGTCGCCCAGGCGACTTGGCTCGGCATGGCCCACATGACCAAGCTCGGCGTGCGCATCCTGACCGGCGTCGGCCTGCATAAGCAGTGGGCCAACCGGCCGCTCGAATGGTTCGGCTCGATCGACGTCCTCGTGACCTCGACCGACTGGGAGAATTTCTTCGCCCTGCGTCTCGATGCCGGCGCCCAGCCCGAGATCCAGGTGCTTGCGGGCCAGATTGACGCCGCGATGGCGCTGTCGAGCCCGCGCCTGCTCCAGAACGGTCAGTGGCACCTGCCCTACTGCTCCGAGAACGAGCGCGGCACGCTCACGGTGCAGGAGCTCCTGGTCCTCTCCACCGCCCGCTGCGCGCGGCTCACGATCGAGCCGTTCGACGGCAACGGCGACTTCAAGGCCGAGCTCGCCCGCTACGAGCGTCTCGTCGTCTCGAAGCCCGTTCACGCCTCGCCGGCCGAGCACCAGGCGACGCCCGACATTTCCACCGGCCTCACGAAGCGGCCCTGGAAGAACCCGCACCTTCACGGGAACCTGCGCGGCTGGATTCAGCACCGCAAGCTTCTCGCGAACGAGGCCGTCTTCGATCAGGACTACGACGGCAACGTCGACGTCCGCGAAGCCGCTTAA
- a CDS encoding AAA family ATPase, with the protein MKFPKIEIENFGTIRKASLALADRGLVLIQGVNEVDTSADSNGSGKSTLPDALAWCFYGTTARGVEGDAVINNQVGKQCRVAATVLDGDDSYLIARHRKHKAGKNRVTVVHTDKAGTVTDLTKGTDKLTQEIVNQILGCTWEVFVGAIYAGQDQMPDLPGMTDKNLKVVVEEAAGATVLEKGYRIALGDVQKAKADLAAAGHTLALRQQALENEKDRIAFDLTSDIERWEQKRKDHIEGQTARVRVLVGEVKALKGRATIDRPAVEKQLHEAEAQIAAVEIERKRERELIEEEQAASIAAARTDTNARQLARDAKREKEILDSLAHQVGCPCRSCDRPFSAEDIAPAQTKQQGLLNDALRALRDAKAAHETALKSHQSVTERLEAYRASMTDVSATNALCDALRASLRDDDRLQADIRAKSHEARTIKEGIDRLKAEVNPHLAAKERSEAKVLQLEQEVKDAIEHVGKATVALEVAEAVAKVFAPAGARAELLDEITPFLNSQTAKYLGALSDGNCHATWSTLTKDAKGNLKERFAIDVTHDQGGDEFAAISGGEKRKVRIAAAMALQDLVASRATKPIDLFIGDEIDNALCPAGIERLTMILEEKARERGTVFIISHSDLKDWVRNTIVVRKKARGDSVIEEIAA; encoded by the coding sequence GTGAAGTTTCCCAAGATCGAGATCGAGAACTTCGGCACGATCCGGAAGGCGAGCCTCGCGCTCGCCGACCGCGGCCTCGTGCTGATCCAAGGCGTCAACGAGGTCGACACGTCCGCCGATTCCAACGGCTCGGGCAAGTCGACCCTGCCGGATGCGCTCGCTTGGTGCTTCTACGGCACCACGGCGCGGGGCGTCGAAGGCGATGCCGTCATCAACAACCAGGTCGGCAAGCAGTGCCGCGTCGCCGCGACCGTGCTCGATGGCGATGACAGCTACCTGATCGCCCGGCATCGCAAGCACAAGGCCGGCAAGAACCGCGTCACCGTCGTCCACACGGACAAGGCCGGCACGGTCACGGATCTGACCAAGGGCACCGACAAGCTCACCCAGGAGATCGTGAACCAGATTCTCGGCTGCACCTGGGAGGTCTTCGTCGGCGCGATCTACGCCGGCCAGGACCAGATGCCCGACCTGCCGGGCATGACCGACAAGAATCTCAAGGTCGTGGTCGAGGAAGCGGCCGGCGCGACGGTGCTGGAGAAGGGCTACCGGATCGCGCTCGGCGACGTGCAGAAGGCCAAGGCGGACCTCGCCGCGGCCGGACACACGCTCGCGCTGCGTCAGCAGGCCCTGGAGAACGAGAAGGACCGGATCGCCTTCGACCTGACCTCGGACATCGAGCGCTGGGAGCAGAAGCGCAAGGACCACATCGAGGGCCAGACCGCGCGGGTCCGTGTCCTCGTGGGCGAGGTCAAGGCGCTCAAGGGACGCGCGACCATCGACCGTCCGGCCGTCGAGAAGCAGCTCCACGAGGCCGAGGCCCAGATCGCCGCGGTCGAGATCGAGCGCAAGCGCGAGCGGGAGCTGATCGAGGAGGAGCAGGCGGCGTCGATCGCGGCTGCCCGCACCGACACCAACGCCCGGCAGCTCGCCCGCGACGCCAAGCGCGAGAAGGAGATCCTCGACAGCCTGGCGCATCAGGTCGGCTGCCCGTGCCGCTCGTGCGACCGCCCGTTCTCGGCCGAGGACATCGCCCCGGCCCAGACCAAGCAGCAGGGGCTTCTGAACGACGCGCTGCGCGCTCTGCGCGACGCGAAAGCAGCGCATGAAACAGCGCTGAAATCGCATCAGAGCGTCACTGAGCGCTTGGAAGCGTATCGCGCATCAATGACTGACGTCAGCGCGACCAACGCGCTGTGCGACGCTCTGAGAGCATCCCTGCGCGACGACGACCGGCTCCAGGCGGACATCCGGGCCAAGTCGCACGAGGCGCGCACGATCAAGGAGGGAATCGACCGGCTCAAGGCCGAGGTCAATCCGCATCTCGCGGCCAAGGAGCGCTCCGAGGCCAAGGTCTTGCAGCTGGAGCAGGAGGTCAAGGACGCGATCGAGCACGTCGGCAAGGCGACCGTGGCGCTCGAAGTCGCCGAGGCGGTTGCCAAGGTGTTCGCCCCGGCCGGCGCCCGCGCCGAGCTCCTGGACGAGATCACGCCGTTCCTGAACTCGCAGACGGCCAAGTATCTCGGCGCCCTCTCCGACGGCAACTGCCACGCCACCTGGTCGACCCTGACCAAGGACGCCAAGGGCAACCTGAAGGAGCGGTTCGCCATCGACGTCACCCACGACCAGGGCGGCGACGAGTTCGCGGCCATCTCGGGCGGCGAGAAGCGCAAGGTCCGAATCGCTGCGGCGATGGCCCTTCAGGATCTCGTCGCCTCGCGCGCCACGAAGCCGATCGACCTCTTCATCGGCGACGAGATCGACAACGCCCTGTGTCCGGCCGGCATCGAGCGTCTGACGATGATCCTGGAGGAGAAGGCTCGCGAGCGCGGGACCGTCTTCATCATCAGCCACTCCGATCTCAAGGATTGGGTCCGCAACACCATCGTCGTCCGCAAGAAGGCACGCGGCGACAGCGTTATCGAGGAGATCGCAGCGTGA
- a CDS encoding metallophosphoesterase, whose product MVYALFSDQHAHNWSAYSTKLPSGLNSRLDHMLTELKRGAQELRAAGGDTIVFAGDLFHSRGSIDPEVFNPVSETIKGLTWDGFNIVAIPGNHDLKSNETTVLGNAIQSLSSLKGFTVITEPMHLASLGLAMVPWIPKLDDLKAALEALASTIKVPGKGFDCSETDLVIHAGIDGVLSGVPGHGLTPSYLAGLGFRRVFAGHYHHHCAFEAGKVWSIGATTHQTFSDIGTKAGFLLVDDKRVNYRASRAPSFVEVTPDTPSEEIPLIVADNHVRVRGFAFDDAETNAFRRGLEGMGAAGITFQVERKVASARTGTTAAKGVTLETSVNGFIKRMGSPHEAAIAARAAQIITDARAATE is encoded by the coding sequence ATGGTCTACGCTCTCTTCTCGGACCAGCACGCGCACAACTGGAGCGCCTACTCCACCAAGCTGCCGAGCGGGCTGAACTCCCGCCTCGACCACATGCTGACGGAGCTCAAGCGCGGCGCCCAGGAGCTGCGCGCGGCGGGCGGCGACACCATCGTCTTCGCCGGCGACCTGTTCCACTCGCGCGGCTCGATCGACCCCGAGGTCTTCAACCCGGTCTCGGAGACGATCAAGGGTCTCACCTGGGACGGCTTCAACATCGTGGCGATCCCCGGCAACCACGACCTGAAGTCCAACGAGACGACGGTGCTCGGCAACGCCATTCAGTCGCTGTCGAGCCTCAAGGGCTTCACCGTCATCACCGAGCCGATGCACTTGGCTTCGCTCGGCCTGGCGATGGTGCCGTGGATTCCGAAGCTCGACGACCTCAAGGCGGCGCTCGAAGCGCTGGCGAGCACGATCAAGGTCCCCGGCAAGGGCTTCGACTGCTCCGAGACCGATCTCGTGATCCATGCCGGCATCGACGGTGTGCTCTCGGGCGTGCCGGGTCACGGGCTCACCCCTTCCTATTTGGCAGGGCTCGGCTTCCGGCGCGTGTTCGCCGGCCACTACCATCACCACTGCGCGTTCGAGGCGGGCAAGGTGTGGTCGATCGGCGCCACGACGCACCAGACCTTCTCGGACATCGGCACCAAGGCCGGGTTCCTGCTCGTCGATGACAAGCGGGTGAACTACCGCGCCTCGCGCGCCCCGTCCTTCGTCGAGGTCACGCCTGACACGCCGAGCGAGGAGATCCCGCTGATCGTCGCGGACAACCACGTCCGGGTCCGGGGCTTCGCCTTCGACGACGCTGAGACCAACGCCTTCCGGCGCGGGCTCGAAGGGATGGGCGCGGCCGGCATCACCTTCCAGGTGGAGCGCAAGGTCGCGAGCGCCCGCACCGGCACGACGGCGGCCAAGGGTGTCACGCTCGAAACCTCGGTCAACGGGTTCATCAAGCGCATGGGCTCGCCCCACGAGGCAGCCATCGCCGCCCGTGCCGCGCAGATCATCACAGACGCCCGCGCAGCCACCGAGTAA